In a single window of the Saccharothrix australiensis genome:
- the steA gene encoding putative cytokinetic ring protein SteA: MKFSGLLSRTNHEPPGVTGVARVDRRTGDLLRRLGPGDVAVLDHVDLDRRTAEALVGAEVVGVVNASPSISGRFPNLGPELLVAAGVPLVDGVGTGVLRELKDGEKVRLHAGAVYVGDREVARGVEQTAESVADAMIEAKAGMAAQLEAFSANTIEFLRRERALLLDGIGVPEVYVPLRGRQVLVVAGGPRHAADELRGLRKYVREHRPVLVGVEAGADTLHAAGYRPDIIVGDPDGIGTEALRAASEVVVPAQTDGHAPGLERIQDLGIGAVTFPASGNAEDLALLLLDAHGAALVVTVGLRAGLREFLDRGNSGSTPSTFLTRLKLGGKLVDGEAVAALHRSRVSFGAVSLLVLSAVVAMGAALAVSGVGQVYVDMAVDVFRSGFDWLKGFFS; the protein is encoded by the coding sequence ATGAAGTTCTCCGGGTTGCTCAGCCGCACGAACCACGAACCGCCGGGCGTCACCGGCGTCGCGCGGGTCGATCGCCGCACGGGCGACCTGCTGCGCCGGCTCGGCCCCGGCGACGTCGCCGTGCTCGACCACGTCGACCTCGACCGCCGCACCGCCGAGGCTCTGGTCGGCGCCGAGGTGGTGGGCGTGGTCAACGCGTCGCCGTCCATCTCCGGGCGGTTCCCCAACCTCGGCCCCGAGCTGCTCGTCGCGGCGGGCGTCCCGCTGGTCGACGGCGTCGGCACGGGCGTCCTGCGCGAGCTGAAGGACGGCGAGAAGGTCCGCCTGCACGCGGGGGCGGTGTACGTCGGCGACCGGGAGGTCGCGCGGGGCGTCGAGCAGACCGCCGAGTCGGTCGCCGACGCGATGATCGAGGCCAAGGCGGGCATGGCGGCGCAGCTGGAGGCGTTCTCCGCGAACACCATCGAGTTCCTGCGGCGGGAACGCGCGCTGCTCCTCGACGGCATCGGCGTCCCCGAGGTGTACGTGCCGCTCCGCGGCCGGCAGGTGCTGGTCGTCGCGGGCGGCCCCCGGCACGCCGCCGACGAGCTGCGCGGGCTGCGCAAGTACGTCCGCGAGCACCGGCCGGTGCTGGTCGGCGTCGAGGCGGGCGCGGACACCCTGCACGCCGCCGGGTACCGGCCCGACATCATCGTCGGCGACCCGGACGGCATCGGCACGGAGGCACTGAGGGCCGCGTCGGAGGTCGTGGTGCCCGCGCAGACCGACGGCCACGCGCCCGGCCTGGAGCGCATCCAGGACCTGGGCATCGGCGCGGTGACGTTCCCGGCGTCGGGCAACGCGGAGGACCTGGCGCTGCTCCTGCTCGACGCGCACGGCGCGGCGCTGGTCGTGACGGTCGGCCTGCGGGCCGGGCTGCGCGAGTTCCTCGACCGGGGCAACTCGGGCTCCACCCCGTCGACGTTCCTGACCAGGCTCAAGCTGGGCGGCAAGCTGGTCGACGGCGAGGCGGTCGCCGCCCTGCACCGCAGCCGGGTGTCGTTCGGGGCGGTGTCCCTGCTGGTGCTGTCGGCCGTGGTGGCGATGGGCGCGGCGCTGGCGGTGTCCGGGGTGGGGCAGGTGTACGTCGACATGGCGGTGGACGTTTTCCGGTCCGGCTTCGACTGGCTCAAGGGGTTCTTCTCATGA
- a CDS encoding copper transporter, with amino-acid sequence MISMRYHIVSLTAVFLALAVGVVLGSTAISGRLLSGLTDDNSALGEEVADLRAERTGLTAKLAEADRFAKSIGPLAVKGTLAERTVVLVTTADAEPGERDALAELLRASGATVTGEVQLTDSFTDPRKADQLRDLVARLQPAGTQLPTGADPGTRAGGLLGAVLLVNKDTGQPQSGPDEAAAALTGLASAGFVTVSPGLRAAQLAVVLTGGAVEGDSAGDRAAVVGRFATQLDRSGAGVVLAGGDGSAEGSGAVGVVRADTAATSVLSTVDNAGTAAGRVVVVLALREQLEGKSGRYGVGGNAESAAPGVVG; translated from the coding sequence ATGATTTCCATGCGCTACCACATCGTTTCGCTCACCGCGGTTTTCCTGGCGTTGGCCGTGGGCGTGGTGCTCGGTTCGACGGCGATCAGCGGCCGGTTGTTGTCCGGGCTGACCGACGACAATTCGGCGTTGGGCGAGGAAGTCGCGGATCTGCGGGCGGAGCGGACCGGGTTGACCGCGAAACTCGCCGAGGCGGACCGGTTCGCGAAGTCGATCGGGCCGTTGGCGGTGAAGGGGACGTTGGCCGAGCGGACGGTGGTGCTGGTGACCACCGCCGACGCGGAACCGGGCGAGCGCGACGCGTTGGCCGAACTCTTGCGCGCGTCGGGCGCGACGGTGACCGGTGAGGTGCAGCTGACGGATTCCTTCACCGATCCGCGCAAGGCCGACCAGTTGCGGGACCTGGTGGCCCGCTTGCAGCCGGCGGGTACGCAGTTGCCGACGGGTGCCGATCCGGGGACGCGGGCCGGCGGGTTGCTGGGCGCGGTGCTGCTGGTGAACAAGGACACCGGTCAGCCGCAGTCCGGGCCGGACGAGGCGGCGGCGGCGCTGACGGGGCTGGCGTCGGCGGGGTTCGTGACGGTGTCGCCGGGGTTGCGGGCGGCTCAGCTGGCGGTCGTGCTGACCGGGGGCGCGGTGGAGGGTGACTCGGCGGGGGACCGGGCGGCGGTGGTGGGGCGCTTCGCGACCCAACTGGACCGGTCGGGGGCGGGGGTGGTGCTGGCGGGTGGTGACGGGTCGGCCGAGGGGAGCGGGGCGGTCGGGGTGGTGCGGGCGGACACGGCGGCGACGTCGGTCCTGTCGACGGTGGACAACGCGGGGACCGCGGCGGGGCGGGTGGTCGTGGTGCTGGCTTTGCGGGAGCAGTTGGAGGGGAAGTCGGGGCGGTACGGGGTGGGCGGCAACGCGGAGTCCGCCGCTCCGGGGGTGGTCGGGTGA